A window of Daucus carota subsp. sativus chromosome 2, DH1 v3.0, whole genome shotgun sequence genomic DNA:
GTGGGTGTTAGTGGACACTACGGTCCAGTGATCAACAGTGGAACTCCGGTGATTACTAGCATCAGTTTTACCAGCAACAAGCGAACATTTGGACCATACGGAGTTGAATCAGGGACTCCGTTTGTCTTCTCATCAGACGGAGCAGAAAAAATTGTGGGTTTCAAGGGAAGGAGTGGGTGGTTTTTAGATGAAATAGGATTGTATCTGGCTCCTGCTAAAAGACCCTCAGGCCTCTATTACCGGGTTCAGCAGACTCTTAAAAACCTTGTTCACTAGCTTCTGCCTAAAAACTAGAAAACCAGTATGTTACGACGACTCACAGCTCCTATTACTCCGATTTGAACATATTACGTCTCTGGTTTACTTGTTCTGCTAGAGACTTTTCAATAAATTAAGTAGGAAAATACATTCAGGTGTGGCATCCATCATATATATTGTGAATTTCGTGATGAAATGAAGGTTTATTCTGCTAATCAACCATTATTGTTTATATCAGTTTtgaaattataaacaaattaatatGCCCAGACAGTCATCAGGCTGGTAAGTAGCATCATTACTTCAGAGAAGTTAATTAATCTTTTTCGAATAAGACGTTACACCTACTTGGGAGTATTAGATCAATCAGCAAAGCACAAGATGATGATTTTGTAGCAGCAATGAATAGtcgtataagagcatctccaacaagaGGTTGTCAAAATAGCTGTCAACCTTATCAAatcatcatatatattaaatatttaattttcaat
This region includes:
- the LOC108209470 gene encoding jacalin-related lectin 19, with amino-acid sequence MEAGGKDQIVNRKKIRFVAGPWGGSGGASWDDGVYSGVREIILVYDTCIDSIRVIYDKHGKIVKGEKHGGVGGSKMAEIKLQLPDEYLVGVSGHYGPVINSGTPVITSISFTSNKRTFGPYGVESGTPFVFSSDGAEKIVGFKGRSGWFLDEIGLYLAPAKRPSGLYYRVQQTLKNLVH